CGCGTGTCCTTGAGCACGGTGCCGAGCTGCTGCAGATAGGCCACCAGGGCGGTGATCTCACGCTCGCCGCGTACCGCTTGCCCGGCACCGGCGATCTGCTCGTCGGTGTAGGGCACCCCGAGGGTGCGCAGGGCACGCATCTTGTCGGCGATATGCTCGCCGTCGAGGGTGTTCTCGAACAGCCACGGATAGGCCGGCATCACCGATTCCGGTACCACGTCGCGCGGGTTGTACATGTGCGCGCGGTGCCAGTCGTCGCTGTAGCGACCCCCCACCCGGGCCAGGTCGGGGCCGGTGCGCTTGGAGCCCCACAGGAAGTTGTGCTCGTAGACCGATTCGCCGGCCACGCTGTAGTGGCCGTAGCGCTCGGTCTCGGCGCGGAAGGGACGGATCATCTGCGAGTGGCAGCCGACGCAGCCTTCCCGGCGGTAGATGTCGCGGCCGGCCAGCTCCAGGGCGGAGAGCGGCTTGAGTCCCTCGACGGGTTCGGTCGTCTGCTTCTGGAAGAACAGCGGCACGACCTCGGCGAGGCCGCCGAAGCTGATCACCACCAGGACCAGTACGGAGAGCAGGCCGACGTTCTTTTCGACAATCTCGTGTCTCA
The Halomonas sp. M4R1S46 DNA segment above includes these coding regions:
- the ccoO gene encoding cytochrome-c oxidase, cbb3-type subunit II, translated to MRHEIVEKNVGLLSVLVLVVISFGGLAEVVPLFFQKQTTEPVEGLKPLSALELAGRDIYRREGCVGCHSQMIRPFRAETERYGHYSVAGESVYEHNFLWGSKRTGPDLARVGGRYSDDWHRAHMYNPRDVVPESVMPAYPWLFENTLDGEHIADKMRALRTLGVPYTDEQIAGAGQAVRGEREITALVAYLQQLGTVLKDTR